The following coding sequences lie in one Desulfolucanica intricata genomic window:
- the ilvC gene encoding ketol-acid reductoisomerase → MVKVYYDQDANLDLLKGKKVAVMGYGSQGHAQAQNLKDSGVDVVIGLRKDSSSRPKAEAAGFVVTTVAEAAAQADIIQILLPDETQARVYKEEIAPNLVEGNVLMFSHGFNIHFGQIVPPANVDVIMVAPKSPGHMVRRMYEEGAGVPCLVAVYQDYSGKAKDIGLAYAKGIGGTRAGVFETSFKEETETDLFGEQAVLCGGVSELIKAGFDTLVEAGYAPEMAYFECLHEMKLIVDLINEGGLEFMRYSISNTAEYGDYMTGKRIITEETRKEMKKVLAEIQNGEFAKKWILENQANRPVFNAIRKQEQEHPMEIVGAELRKMMPWLKKNK, encoded by the coding sequence GTGGTAAAAGTTTATTATGATCAAGATGCTAATTTAGATTTACTTAAAGGCAAAAAAGTTGCTGTAATGGGTTATGGCAGCCAGGGGCATGCCCAGGCACAAAACCTCAAAGACAGCGGAGTAGACGTAGTTATCGGTCTTAGAAAAGACAGTTCCAGCCGACCGAAGGCCGAGGCTGCCGGTTTTGTTGTGACCACCGTAGCAGAGGCAGCTGCACAGGCTGACATTATTCAAATCTTATTGCCGGATGAAACCCAGGCCCGGGTGTACAAAGAAGAAATTGCTCCTAATCTGGTTGAAGGCAATGTTTTAATGTTTTCCCATGGGTTTAACATCCACTTTGGTCAGATTGTTCCACCGGCAAATGTTGATGTAATAATGGTGGCCCCCAAGAGTCCGGGACACATGGTGCGCCGGATGTATGAGGAAGGAGCCGGGGTACCCTGCCTGGTAGCTGTATATCAAGATTATTCAGGTAAAGCTAAAGATATCGGTCTTGCTTACGCTAAGGGTATCGGCGGAACCAGAGCCGGTGTATTCGAGACAAGCTTTAAGGAAGAAACTGAAACAGACCTTTTTGGTGAGCAGGCTGTACTGTGCGGTGGCGTCAGTGAGTTAATTAAAGCCGGTTTTGATACCCTTGTAGAAGCCGGTTATGCACCTGAAATGGCTTACTTCGAGTGTTTGCATGAAATGAAGTTAATAGTAGATTTAATCAATGAAGGCGGCTTGGAATTCATGCGTTATTCCATCAGCAACACTGCTGAATATGGTGACTATATGACCGGAAAACGTATTATTACCGAAGAAACCCGCAAAGAAATGAAAAAAGTATTGGCGGAGATTCAAAACGGTGAGTTTGCTAAAAAATGGATTTTAGAAAATCAGGCTAACCGCCCGGTCTTTAATGCTATTCGTAAGCAGGAACAGGAACACCCAATGGAAATTGTCGGGGCTGAGTTAAGAAAAATGATGCCCTGGCTGAAAAAGAATAAGTAG
- the leuC gene encoding 3-isopropylmalate dehydratase large subunit produces MGMTVTEKILAAHAGKDKVEPGELINVKVDLVLGNDITAPVAIKEFNKIGVNSVFDREKVALVLDHFIPSKDIKSAEQAKAVKEFAHKHDIVNFFDVGKMGIEHCLLPEQGLVGPGDLVIGADSHTCTYGALGAFSTGVGSTDLAAAMALGETWLKVPETIKFVFEGELRPWVGGKDLILHIIGDIGVDGALYKAMEFTGPAIEKLSMDGRFTMANMAIEAGGKNGIVPPDEITRAYVEGRVKKPYTFYQSDPDAQYSNVYRYDASKIEPLVAFPHLPENTRPVSEAGQVELDQVVIGSCTNGRIEDLRLAARLLKDKKVHKNIRMIVIPGTQEIYKQALREGLIEIFIDAGGAVSTPTCGPCLGGYMGILAKGERSLATTNRNFVGRMGHPESEVYLANPAVAAASAIMGRIAGPWEVE; encoded by the coding sequence ATGGGAATGACTGTAACAGAGAAAATACTGGCTGCTCATGCCGGTAAGGACAAAGTGGAACCGGGGGAATTGATTAATGTAAAAGTTGATCTGGTTCTGGGAAATGACATTACCGCACCGGTGGCCATTAAAGAGTTTAATAAAATCGGGGTTAATTCGGTCTTTGACCGGGAAAAAGTAGCCCTGGTCCTGGATCATTTTATCCCTTCCAAAGATATTAAGTCAGCTGAGCAGGCTAAGGCAGTTAAAGAATTTGCCCACAAACATGATATCGTTAATTTCTTTGATGTCGGTAAAATGGGCATTGAGCATTGCCTTTTACCGGAACAGGGATTGGTGGGTCCCGGGGACCTGGTAATAGGAGCTGATTCGCATACCTGCACCTATGGTGCTCTGGGGGCCTTTTCCACAGGGGTAGGCAGTACAGATTTGGCAGCTGCTATGGCTTTAGGTGAAACCTGGCTTAAGGTACCTGAAACTATTAAGTTTGTTTTTGAAGGGGAACTCCGGCCCTGGGTTGGAGGTAAAGATTTAATTTTACACATCATTGGCGATATCGGTGTTGACGGTGCTTTATACAAGGCTATGGAATTTACCGGCCCGGCTATCGAAAAATTATCTATGGACGGGCGTTTTACCATGGCCAACATGGCTATTGAGGCCGGTGGTAAAAACGGTATTGTACCGCCGGATGAAATAACCAGGGCCTATGTGGAAGGCCGGGTGAAAAAGCCGTATACTTTCTATCAAAGTGATCCGGACGCACAGTATAGCAATGTATATCGTTATGATGCTTCTAAGATTGAACCTCTGGTTGCTTTCCCGCATCTACCTGAGAACACTCGACCGGTGAGTGAAGCAGGGCAGGTAGAGCTTGACCAGGTGGTAATTGGCTCATGTACTAACGGCAGAATAGAAGATCTGCGTTTGGCAGCCCGGCTGCTGAAAGATAAAAAAGTTCATAAGAACATCCGGATGATTGTTATCCCCGGCACCCAGGAGATATATAAGCAGGCCTTACGTGAAGGTTTAATTGAGATCTTTATTGATGCCGGTGGAGCGGTAAGTACCCCTACCTGCGGACCCTGCCTTGGTGGTTATATGGGAATTTTGGCCAAGGGTGAGCGCTCACTGGCTACCACTAACCGTAATTTTGTGGGCCGGATGGGCCACCCGGAAAGTGAGGTTTATCTTGCTAACCCGGCTGTGGCAGCAGCTTCAGCCATCATGGGCAGGATAGCCGGTCCCTGGGAGGTGGAGTAA
- the leuD gene encoding 3-isopropylmalate dehydratase small subunit, whose product MELKGKAWKFGADIDTDAIIPARYLNTSDPEELAKHCMEDADPAFPQKVHAGDIIVADKNFGCGSSREHAPISIKAAGVSCVIAKSFARIFYRNAFNIGLPILESVEAAERIEEGDQVSVDVESGVITNLTKGESYQATVVPPFMQQIIAAGGLINYVAERMKENV is encoded by the coding sequence ATGGAATTGAAAGGTAAAGCATGGAAGTTTGGTGCGGACATAGATACTGATGCCATTATTCCGGCCCGCTACTTAAATACTTCTGACCCGGAGGAACTTGCCAAGCACTGCATGGAGGATGCAGACCCGGCTTTTCCGCAAAAAGTGCACGCGGGAGATATCATAGTGGCAGATAAGAACTTTGGCTGCGGCAGTTCCAGGGAACATGCCCCGATTTCCATAAAAGCTGCCGGTGTGTCCTGTGTAATTGCCAAATCCTTTGCCCGGATTTTTTACCGGAACGCTTTTAATATCGGTCTTCCGATCTTGGAATCAGTGGAAGCTGCAGAACGTATTGAAGAGGGTGATCAGGTCTCCGTTGATGTGGAAAGCGGAGTCATTACCAACCTGACAAAAGGAGAATCGTATCAAGCCACGGTAGTACCCCCTTTTATGCAGCAAATCATTGCCGCGGGTGGACTTATAAACTATGTAGCAGAGAGGATGAAAGAGAATGTATAA
- the ilvB gene encoding biosynthetic-type acetolactate synthase large subunit, which translates to MGITVAEALVRCLEKENVEVVFGYPGGAILPVYDALYNSDKIKHVLVRHEQGAAHAADGYARATGRVGVCMATSGPGATNLVTGIANAYMDSVPIVAFTGQVATSMVGTDAFQEVDITGITMPIVKHNYFVTDPRQVPRIVREAFYIARTGRPGPVLIDLPKDVTSAVIEYEEIEEIRLRGYNPAYRAEQEVVEQAAAMINKSKHPIIYAGGGIVSAGAHDELKVLAEKIGAPVTHTLLGLGGFPGDHPLFAGMLGLHGAKYANMIVTECDLLIALGARFDDRVTGKIAGFAPGASVIHVDIDPAEIGKNVRVHLAVAGDVKTVLQQLLPLLEQKNEQEWLARFEELKKKYPLHYSAGEGLKPQRVIEKLNEYSKDNTIICTDVGQHQMWAAHYYNHIKPRSFISSGGLGTMGYGFPAAMGAQIGCPDKTVVLISGDGSFQMNMQELATIKEQNLPIKVIILNNGRLGMVRQLQEFYHNKRYMAVDFSYHPDFAALAKVYEMKGYDVKNEEELDSILSEVLSSNGPAIVNCFVEEDENVYPMVLAGQSINEAIEG; encoded by the coding sequence ATGGGAATTACTGTCGCGGAAGCCCTGGTTCGTTGTTTGGAAAAGGAAAACGTGGAAGTCGTCTTTGGCTATCCGGGTGGTGCAATCCTCCCAGTATATGATGCTCTTTATAATTCCGATAAAATAAAGCACGTCCTGGTACGTCACGAACAGGGGGCTGCGCATGCAGCCGACGGTTATGCAAGGGCTACCGGACGCGTAGGTGTGTGTATGGCTACATCCGGCCCGGGAGCTACTAACTTAGTTACCGGAATTGCCAATGCCTATATGGATTCCGTACCGATTGTAGCTTTTACCGGTCAGGTTGCAACCAGTATGGTGGGAACGGATGCTTTTCAGGAAGTAGATATCACCGGTATAACTATGCCCATTGTTAAGCATAACTATTTTGTAACAGACCCCAGACAGGTACCCCGGATTGTGCGGGAAGCTTTTTATATAGCCCGTACAGGCAGACCCGGGCCTGTATTAATCGACCTTCCTAAAGATGTCACTTCGGCCGTAATTGAGTACGAGGAAATCGAAGAGATTAGATTAAGGGGCTATAATCCTGCCTATAGAGCTGAGCAGGAAGTTGTGGAGCAAGCTGCAGCGATGATTAACAAGTCCAAGCACCCCATTATTTATGCCGGCGGCGGTATAGTCAGTGCCGGTGCCCATGATGAACTTAAAGTGCTGGCGGAGAAAATCGGCGCACCGGTTACCCATACACTGCTTGGTTTGGGTGGTTTCCCGGGGGATCATCCCCTGTTTGCCGGAATGCTGGGACTTCATGGTGCCAAATATGCCAATATGATCGTTACGGAATGTGACTTGTTAATTGCCCTGGGGGCACGCTTTGATGACCGGGTTACCGGAAAGATTGCCGGTTTTGCACCGGGTGCCAGTGTGATTCATGTAGACATTGATCCGGCTGAGATTGGTAAAAATGTGCGTGTGCACCTGGCTGTGGCCGGAGATGTAAAGACTGTCCTGCAGCAGCTGCTCCCGTTATTGGAACAGAAAAACGAGCAGGAATGGTTGGCCCGGTTTGAGGAACTAAAGAAAAAATATCCTTTACATTATTCAGCCGGGGAGGGCTTAAAGCCCCAGCGGGTAATTGAGAAATTAAATGAATACAGCAAAGATAATACTATTATTTGTACGGATGTTGGCCAGCATCAGATGTGGGCCGCCCATTATTATAATCATATAAAGCCGCGTTCCTTTATTTCTTCCGGCGGACTTGGCACTATGGGTTACGGTTTCCCGGCGGCCATGGGAGCACAGATAGGCTGCCCGGATAAGACTGTAGTTTTAATTTCCGGGGACGGCAGCTTCCAGATGAATATGCAGGAACTGGCTACGATTAAAGAGCAGAATTTACCTATTAAAGTTATTATTCTGAATAACGGTCGTCTGGGTATGGTGCGTCAGCTGCAGGAGTTTTATCATAATAAGCGCTATATGGCTGTTGACTTTAGTTATCATCCTGACTTTGCTGCTTTGGCCAAAGTGTATGAAATGAAGGGTTACGACGTTAAGAACGAAGAGGAGCTTGACAGTATTTTATCGGAAGTACTAAGCTCTAACGGTCCGGCCATCGTCAACTGCTTTGTTGAAGAGGATGAGAATGTATATCCTATGGTACTTGCCGGACAAAGTATTAATGAGGCTATTGAGGGGTAG
- the ilvN gene encoding acetolactate synthase small subunit, translating into MLHTLAVLVENNPGVLARVSGLFSRRGFNIDSLAVGRTDDPTISRMTIVVEGDNHVLEQVRKQLDKLIDVIKIDDITSERYVGRELIIIKVNADAQARPEIMQIVDIFRAHIVDIGQETLMIEATGDADKINGLEEALKPFGIKEVVRTGKIAMLRGSKSTSLENEA; encoded by the coding sequence ATGCTTCATACCCTTGCTGTACTGGTTGAAAATAACCCGGGTGTACTTGCCCGTGTGTCCGGACTGTTTAGCCGGCGTGGTTTTAATATTGACAGTTTGGCAGTTGGCAGAACCGATGACCCCACTATATCTCGTATGACAATTGTGGTAGAAGGAGATAATCATGTTTTAGAACAAGTGCGTAAACAGCTTGATAAGCTGATTGATGTAATAAAAATTGATGATATTACTTCTGAAAGATATGTCGGTCGGGAATTAATAATAATTAAGGTTAATGCTGATGCCCAAGCCAGACCGGAAATTATGCAGATTGTCGATATCTTTAGGGCACATATTGTTGATATCGGTCAGGAAACATTAATGATTGAAGCCACCGGTGATGCCGATAAGATTAACGGCCTGGAAGAAGCATTAAAACCTTTCGGTATTAAAGAAGTAGTACGTACAGGAAAGATTGCCATGTTAAGGGGAAGTAAGTCTACTTCACTGGAAAATGAAGCTTAA
- a CDS encoding 2-isopropylmalate synthase, translated as MSQRVYIFDTTLRDGEQSPGVNLNLNEKIQIARQLAVLGVDIIEAGFPIASAGDFEAVQGIAREIRGVTVAGLARANFKDIDRAWEALKDAEQSRIHTFIATSDIHMRYKLKMEPDQVLEAAVEAVKRAKKYTADVEFSAEDGSRTDPDFLCRVLEAVIAAGATTVNIPDTVGYATPQEYGQLIKTIRNRVPNIDKAIISVHCHNDLGLAVSNSLSAIMNGARQVEGAINGIGERAGNAALEEVVMALRTRKDFYGHDTNICTEEIYRTSKLVSKLTGMVVQPNKAIVGKNAFSHESGIHQDGVLKERTTYEIMNPAMVGINQTNLVLGKHSGRHAFRERLSELGYVLSEDELNKAFVRFKELADKKKSITDQDLEAIVEEETRRHVPATYSLEYLHISSGTTIVPVATVGLLTKEDLLEEAACGDGPVDAIYKAVDKITGISCKLLHYSLDAITGGKDALGDVTVKITNGNDKVYIGRGVSTDILEASAKAYVDAVNKIVYEYDR; from the coding sequence ATGAGCCAGCGTGTATATATTTTTGATACTACCCTGAGGGACGGTGAGCAGTCTCCGGGAGTAAATCTAAATCTAAACGAAAAAATTCAAATCGCAAGGCAGTTAGCTGTACTAGGGGTGGACATTATAGAAGCTGGCTTTCCCATTGCATCAGCCGGAGATTTTGAGGCGGTGCAGGGAATCGCCCGGGAAATCCGGGGGGTTACTGTAGCGGGCCTGGCCCGGGCTAATTTTAAAGATATAGACCGGGCCTGGGAGGCCCTTAAAGATGCGGAGCAGTCAAGGATTCATACATTTATTGCCACCTCGGATATTCATATGCGCTATAAATTGAAAATGGAGCCGGACCAGGTATTGGAAGCAGCAGTTGAGGCGGTTAAGCGGGCCAAGAAATATACTGCGGATGTTGAATTCTCGGCAGAGGACGGCTCACGTACAGACCCGGATTTCTTGTGCCGTGTGCTGGAGGCGGTAATTGCTGCCGGAGCTACTACAGTTAATATTCCCGATACTGTTGGTTACGCGACACCACAGGAGTATGGTCAACTTATTAAAACTATCCGGAACAGAGTACCCAACATAGACAAGGCAATCATAAGTGTGCACTGTCATAATGACCTTGGCCTTGCGGTATCCAATTCCCTTTCTGCGATAATGAACGGTGCCCGCCAGGTGGAGGGTGCTATTAACGGCATTGGAGAAAGGGCCGGAAATGCTGCCCTTGAAGAGGTTGTTATGGCACTGCGTACACGTAAGGATTTTTACGGCCATGACACCAATATTTGTACCGAGGAAATATATCGTACCAGTAAACTTGTAAGTAAACTTACAGGGATGGTAGTTCAGCCCAATAAAGCCATTGTGGGTAAAAATGCCTTTTCTCATGAATCCGGAATTCACCAGGACGGTGTGTTAAAGGAACGTACTACATATGAAATTATGAACCCGGCTATGGTGGGTATTAACCAGACTAACCTGGTGTTAGGTAAGCATTCCGGTCGGCACGCTTTTAGAGAGCGTTTATCTGAGCTTGGCTATGTTTTATCTGAAGATGAGCTTAATAAGGCTTTTGTTCGTTTTAAGGAACTGGCCGATAAGAAGAAGTCCATTACTGACCAAGATTTGGAGGCCATTGTTGAGGAAGAAACCCGCCGCCATGTTCCTGCCACATATTCCCTGGAGTATTTACACATATCCAGTGGTACCACAATTGTACCGGTGGCTACAGTAGGTTTGCTTACTAAAGAAGACTTACTGGAAGAGGCCGCTTGTGGGGACGGGCCGGTGGATGCTATATATAAAGCGGTAGATAAAATAACCGGTATTAGCTGTAAACTGCTGCATTATTCCCTGGACGCCATTACAGGTGGTAAAGATGCATTAGGAGATGTTACGGTAAAAATCACTAACGGAAATGATAAAGTTTATATTGGTCGGGGAGTCAGCACTGATATTTTAGAGGCCAGTGCTAAAGCATATGTTGATGCAGTTAACAAAATAGTATATGAATATGACCGGTAG